A part of Caviibacter abscessus genomic DNA contains:
- a CDS encoding arginine deiminase family protein — translation MVSQRTEAAAIDLAAKKLLFDQQNSNIKKILAFRIAESRAFMHLDTVFTQTLHVL, via the coding sequence ATAGTTTCTCAAAGAACTGAAGCAGCAGCTATTGATTTAGCAGCTAAAAAATTACTATTCGATCAACAAAATTCTAATATTAAAAAAATATTAGCTTTTAGAATCGCTGAATCTAGAGCATTTATGCATTTAGATACTGTATTTACTCAAACTCTACATGTTTTATAA